The Magnetococcus marinus MC-1 genome contains the following window.
TGCGGAATGACAACCACACCATCCGCACTATGAAACGCATACTTCATCGCCATCAGAGCAGCTCGCAAATGAGTATCCTGAGACAGGTCATCATCCGCGATGCGCCCTAAATCCGTCACCGCAAAGCTGAAATCAAGCAGATGGTGTAACAAACCCTTATCTGCTTCAAGCAATGCTGAAAACTGGTTTGGGACCGTCCACTCACGAGCCCCATGATAAACCACCAGAGGCACAATCGGAGGTAGCTTCTGCTGCCCTTCTTTCAGAAACCGCTCCCAGATCCTGACCATATAGCGCAAAAGTTGAAAGGCAACCCATTCGTCTGCATAGCTCTTGTGCTCAATCAGCGCGTAAATGTATGCCGCCTTCCCCTCTTGAGTCTTAACCTTGAAAAGCCGGTCCGTTAAATGCTCCCGAAACTCGCCATCAATGAAGGTTCCATCCACCAAGACAGGCGGCTCTGATGACAGTAACTCTGCTACTTCCTTTGGCAGACGCTCCCGAAGCAAAGTTCCAGTCTTATCTGGATCACTCAACAATGCCTTCAGAAACCGATCGTGCGGCTGGGTAATCTTCGTCATACAGTGGTCATTCCATTCAAAGCATTTTCCCAAGGGTATAACATGCTCGGCACACTAACAGAACTCATCCACTACTTCATGGGGTTGTTCAGGTCTCGTGCAGCCCTGCAACTGGAAATCCTCGCCCTGCGCCACCAGATTAATGTCTTACAACGCCAACGCCCCAAGCGCCCTACCCTACGCCATATGGACAGGATCTTTTGGGTTTGGCTATCTCAGATCTGGCCTAGGTGGAAACACGCGTTAGTGATTATAAAACCAGCCACCGTTATCAAATGGCACAAGCAAGGCTTCAAGCTCTATTGGAAACGGAAGTCGCGACCAATGCGCCCTGGCCGTCCTCGCGTCCCGCAGGAAGTGCGTGACCTAATTCGGCAAATGTCGCGGGAAAATCCACTCTGGGGAGCACCACGCATTCACGGCGAGTTACTTAAATTGGGGTATGATGTCGGGGAAACATCGGTCTCAAAGTACATGCTCAGACCTGGAGGACCTACCTTGATAACCACGTAAATCAGATCGTGGCCATGGACTTCTTCACCATACCGACAATCTTTTTCAAGGTGCTGCACGTCCTGATTCTTATTGATCATGAGTGGCGGCGTATCATTCACATCAACGTTACCACCAATCCAACATCAACTTGGGTTGTCCAGCAAATTCGGGAGGCGTCCCCTTGGGATACAGCACCACGATTCCTATTGCACGACCACGATCCGCTTTTCATGGCCAGCCAATATGCGCTCAAAAGAATGGGCATTGAAACTGTGATCACGGCAAAGGCCTCGCCCTGGCAAAACGCCTACTGCGAAAGAGTGATCGGCAGTTTACGCCGAGAGTGCTTTGATCACATCATCGTGCTCAACGAAGAACACCTGCAACAGCGGCTTGGGGAGTATGTGGATTATTACCAACTAGCGGACCCATTTAGGACTGTCCAAAGATTCCCCAGTCCATCGGGCAGTCCAGCCAGAAGAGTCTAGCAACATCGTTGCCCTCCCAGTTCTCGGCGGTCTGCACCATCGGTACCAACGTATCGCTGCCTGACATCTGTCAGCTATCGGTTTCTGATTTTCAAAGAGCGCATTGGCTTGACGTTCCAATCCTCCGTACCTGAAATCCTATTTTTAGAAGAATCCAGCCACACCAAGCATCTATTCCGCCCCTGATTCTCCCAAATTTCACCTCATCCGACCAGAAAAATCGCTACGCTGCTCTCCAACTCAGGGCCAGTTTTGGTGCAGATGAGGTTTACGAGACCGGACTTTCTGTTTAAAAAATGTATAATACATTGATATCAAGCTGTAATTTACTTGAACACGGTGCGCGTCACTGGACACATTAAGGCGAGATGCTGAGTAGCCGGAAAGCCTCCTGCTGTAGAGGGGTGATGTTAGATACTGTCGACACGAGATAAGCTGATGTAGAATAGGAGTCAAAGCAAGGAGGCTTTGACATGACTGCATCTTACCGTAGGCACGATATTTCAGACCAACTATGGTCACGCCTTGAGCCCCATTTGCCTGGAAGGGCTGGAAGCTGGGGAGGAGTAGCCAAGGACAACCGCCTTTTTATCAATGCGGTGTTTTGGATCTTGCGTACAGGTGCGCCATGGCGCGATCTTCCACCAGATTATGGCGATTGGAACAACACTCAACGCCGTTTCTGCCGGTGGCGCGACAAAGGGATCTGGGAGAAGCTGCTTGACCAGATGATTGAAGACCCTGATTACGAGTAGTTGATGATCGATTGGAGGGTTCGGCTCCCGAAACGAACCGTCTCTGGAGACTTGGCACACAATAACATGATGTTTTCAAAGGAACTCAAACACCCTCATTTCACACTATGTTTGCGTATTATTTGTGATATTTGGAGGCCCACACTGGCATATGGTGCCTTGGGGGACTTACAAGAGGTCCGAACTTGAGGGGAAAAAGCCCGAATGTAGAGACTGGAAGTCCGAACTTTAGGGGGCAGGAATCTGTAATCTGGTGGGAAAAATATTCAAAAATCATCTGGCCCAATTCCCGGCCATTTTGAGCGGGGTGCCAATTTGTAGGATCTGGGTATATCATTGCACCGCCATCTTTTTTTGAAAAAACCTGATCCGGTCGTTTTGGTGCACATGAACTCACTATCACTCCTTATCTGGGGGCTGATCTCCCAGTTTTTCAGCCCTCGTCATAACGCGCAGATCCGGCTGCTCAAAGCCCAGGTCAGAATACTCCAGGAACGACTTCCCAGCCAGCGTGTTATCGCCTCACCTGAGGAAAAATCTGAACTGTTGCGACTGGGGGCTGACTTTGATCACCAGATCAACGATCTGATCATGATCGTCAAGCCCAACACCTATCGTCGCTGGCTCAACCAATCCTCATCAGGAAAGCCTTTCAAGCAAGTCGGCAGGCCACGACTGACTCAGGAGTTGAGGGACACAGTGATCTGCATGGCCAAGGAGAATCTCCAATGGGGCTATCGACGGATCGTCGGAGAGCTCAAAAAGCTTGGCCTCTATGCTGGAGCCAACTCGGTCAAACGCATTCTTAATGAGGCAGGCATTCACCCAGAACCAGAGAAGAGCAAACCGACACCACCTCTACCCTGGGACACCTTCATCAAGGCCCACCTTGAAACTACTCTGGCATGCGACTTTTTCTCCAAAGATGTGTATACGCTGCTCGGCAAGAAAACCGCATACGTGCTTATTTTCATCCACCTGGCTTCTCGGCGTGCTTTTACCAGTTCAGCCACCTATGCACCAGATAGCGCATGGGTCACACAGCAAGCCCGCAATGCCCTTTTTTGGTGTGACCAGCAAGGCATCAAACCAAGCTATCTGATCCGCGACGGCGACACCAAGTTCTCCGGCCCTTTTCTGGAAGTCTGGCGAAGCGATTCCGTTCGAGTGATCCAAATACCGCATAATG
Protein-coding sequences here:
- a CDS encoding Rpn family recombination-promoting nuclease/putative transposase, which encodes MTKITQPHDRFLKALLSDPDKTGTLLRERLPKEVAELLSSEPPVLVDGTFIDGEFREHLTDRLFKVKTQEGKAAYIYALIEHKSYADEWVAFQLLRYMVRIWERFLKEGQQKLPPIVPLVVYHGAREWTVPNQFSALLEADKGLLHHLLDFSFAVTDLGRIADDDLSQDTHLRAALMAMKYAFHSADGVVVIPQIGKGAQGDPEFAKLVLRYLIQTYRGMTMADVQAYAEEAFPGEAEHYASQFAREMMSKGRQEGRQEGRQEGRQEGRQEGESSLLLRQLHRRFGEVPGWAELKVANATIDELETWGEQIFDAETLEAVFK
- a CDS encoding integrase core domain-containing protein produces the protein MDFFTIPTIFFKVLHVLILIDHEWRRIIHINVTTNPTSTWVVQQIREASPWDTAPRFLLHDHDPLFMASQYALKRMGIETVITAKASPWQNAYCERVIGSLRRECFDHIIVLNEEHLQQRLGEYVDYYQLADPFRTVQRFPSPSGSPARRV
- a CDS encoding integrase core domain-containing protein, encoding MNSLSLLIWGLISQFFSPRHNAQIRLLKAQVRILQERLPSQRVIASPEEKSELLRLGADFDHQINDLIMIVKPNTYRRWLNQSSSGKPFKQVGRPRLTQELRDTVICMAKENLQWGYRRIVGELKKLGLYAGANSVKRILNEAGIHPEPEKSKPTPPLPWDTFIKAHLETTLACDFFSKDVYTLLGKKTAYVLIFIHLASRRAFTSSATYAPDSAWVTQQARNALFWCDQQGIKPSYLIRDGDTKFSGPFLEVWRSDSVRVIQIPHNAPQANAFAESFIGTLKRECLNYFVCFSRSQLNHILSTWLDHYNHDRPHRGAGRDNNVLDVNFKAARDGPIKCKEKLGGIIKSYYREAA